From the Alloalcanivorax dieselolei B5 genome, one window contains:
- the ligA gene encoding NAD-dependent DNA ligase LigA: MTSPKTPSPAEQIKQLRDQLNDWSYRYYVLDDPAVPDPEYDRLFRQLQVLESERPDLISPDSPTQRVGDVPLDGFNEVRHAVPMLSLGNAFNDEELRDFDQRVRERLDVSGSIDYVAEPKLDGLAVSLVYENGELVRGATRGDGETGEDITANVRTIKSIPLRLRGDKPPALMEVRGEVVMTHHGFAELNRRQAEAEQKTFANPRNAAAGSLRQLDSRITAQRPLEFYAYSLAQLEGENWPDRHSAILERLRQWGLRVNPEVKLCDGVDALLAFYQDILARRDQLDYDIDGVVYKVDRLDWQRDLGFVSRAPRWAIAHKFPAQEEITVLNEVDWQVGRTGALTPVAKLEPVQVGGVTVSNATLHNLDEIRRLGIRIGDSVIIYRAGDVIPKVVGKVQERSPADPQVFKGGESAAIRQVGPFVRIPRECWLSPRYADQRAPQAPRHCPVCDSQVIRKRGEVAYRCTGGLICGAQQREAIKHFASRRAMDIEGLSIKRVDLLVDQGLVSNVADLYRLKAEDIADLERMGEKSAANLIEALAHSRTVSLERFLFALGILQIGEETAKALADCFGDLETIRRAPLLLFLAVPDVGLEVAKAIHAFFREQHNEDVIDGLLAEGVQPRANGHPSAAFVRELTLGYFLKAAKRLGMALDGVGEKSLETLGGHYKTVAALAEADADDAPVRPAMLEQVHKALGQDDWRQRLEQAEALASELSEKAPRETAEQALEGQTWVLTGTLSRLTRDQAKAHLQSLGAKVAGSVSKKTHCVVAGEAAGSKLSDAEKLEVEVMDEDTFVDFLAGHGITL, encoded by the coding sequence GTGACATCGCCGAAAACCCCGTCTCCCGCCGAGCAAATCAAACAACTGCGGGACCAGCTCAACGACTGGTCTTACCGATACTACGTGCTGGACGATCCCGCCGTTCCCGACCCCGAATACGACCGCCTGTTCCGTCAGTTGCAAGTGCTGGAAAGCGAGCGTCCCGACCTGATCAGCCCGGATTCGCCAACGCAGCGGGTAGGGGACGTGCCGCTGGACGGCTTCAACGAAGTGCGTCATGCCGTGCCCATGCTGAGCCTGGGCAATGCCTTCAATGACGAGGAGCTGCGTGACTTCGACCAGCGCGTCCGCGAGCGTCTGGATGTGAGCGGCAGCATCGACTATGTCGCCGAGCCCAAGCTCGATGGCCTGGCGGTGTCGCTGGTCTATGAGAACGGCGAGTTGGTGCGCGGCGCCACCCGTGGCGACGGTGAAACCGGCGAGGACATTACCGCCAACGTGCGCACCATCAAGTCCATCCCGCTGCGCCTGCGTGGCGACAAGCCGCCGGCCCTGATGGAAGTGCGCGGCGAGGTGGTGATGACCCACCATGGCTTCGCCGAGCTGAACCGGCGCCAAGCCGAGGCGGAGCAGAAAACCTTCGCCAACCCCCGCAACGCCGCCGCCGGCAGCCTGCGGCAACTGGATTCCCGCATTACCGCCCAGCGGCCGCTGGAGTTCTACGCTTACTCCCTGGCGCAACTGGAAGGGGAGAACTGGCCGGATCGCCACTCCGCCATCCTCGAGCGGTTGCGCCAATGGGGACTGCGGGTGAATCCGGAAGTGAAGCTTTGTGATGGCGTGGACGCCTTGCTGGCGTTTTACCAGGACATCCTGGCGCGTCGGGATCAGTTGGACTACGACATCGACGGCGTGGTCTACAAAGTGGACCGGCTCGACTGGCAGCGTGACCTGGGCTTCGTTAGTCGCGCGCCGCGCTGGGCCATCGCGCACAAGTTCCCGGCCCAGGAAGAGATCACCGTTCTCAACGAGGTGGATTGGCAGGTGGGCCGCACCGGGGCGCTGACGCCGGTGGCGAAGCTGGAGCCGGTGCAGGTGGGCGGGGTCACCGTCAGCAATGCCACCCTGCACAATCTGGACGAGATCCGCCGTCTTGGCATTCGCATTGGCGACAGCGTGATCATTTATCGCGCCGGCGATGTCATCCCGAAGGTGGTGGGCAAGGTCCAGGAGCGCAGTCCTGCGGACCCTCAGGTTTTCAAGGGCGGAGAGTCGGCCGCTATCCGCCAGGTCGGGCCCTTCGTCAGGATCCCTCGTGAGTGCTGGCTGAGCCCGCGTTACGCGGATCAACGCGCCCCTCAGGCGCCGCGCCATTGCCCGGTCTGCGACAGCCAGGTGATCCGCAAGCGTGGCGAGGTCGCTTATCGTTGCACCGGTGGCCTGATCTGCGGCGCCCAGCAGCGCGAGGCGATCAAGCATTTCGCTTCGCGGCGCGCCATGGACATCGAGGGCCTGAGCATAAAACGGGTGGACCTGCTGGTGGACCAGGGGCTGGTTAGTAACGTGGCCGACCTCTATCGCCTCAAGGCCGAGGACATCGCCGACCTGGAACGGATGGGCGAGAAGTCCGCCGCCAACCTGATCGAGGCGCTGGCGCACTCCAGGACCGTGAGCCTGGAGCGCTTCCTGTTCGCCCTCGGCATCCTGCAGATCGGCGAAGAAACCGCTAAGGCGCTGGCGGATTGTTTCGGTGACCTGGAGACGATCCGGCGGGCGCCATTGCTGTTGTTCCTGGCGGTGCCGGATGTGGGACTGGAAGTGGCCAAGGCGATTCATGCTTTCTTCCGCGAGCAACATAACGAGGACGTCATCGACGGTCTGCTGGCCGAAGGCGTCCAGCCGCGCGCCAATGGCCATCCCTCCGCGGCCTTCGTGCGGGAGCTGACTCTGGGGTACTTCCTCAAGGCGGCCAAGCGCCTCGGCATGGCGCTGGACGGCGTCGGGGAAAAGTCCCTGGAAACCCTGGGCGGTCACTACAAGACCGTGGCGGCTCTCGCCGAGGCCGATGCCGATGACGCGCCGGTACGCCCGGCCATGCTGGAGCAGGTTCACAAGGCGCTGGGACAGGACGATTGGCGGCAGCGGCTGGAACAGGCCGAGGCGCTGGCTTCCGAGTTGTCCGAAAAGGCGCCGCGGGAAACGGCGGAGCAGGCCCTGGAAGGGCAGACCTGGGTGCTGACCGGCACCTTGTCCCGGCTGACCCGTGATCAGGCCAAGGCGCATCTGCAAAGCCTGGGCGCCAAGGTGGCCGGCAGCGTATCGAAGAAAACCCATTGCGTGGTGGCCGGCGAGGCCGCCGGCTCCAAGCTCTCCGATGCGGAAAAGCTGGAGGTGGAAGTGATGGACGAAGACACCTTCGTCGACTTTCTCGCCGGCCACGGCATCACCTTGTGA
- a CDS encoding YheU family protein encodes MPIEVPWREVSAETLTNLIEEYVTRDGTDYGEQEVSLVTKVEQVRRMLERGECRLMFDEATESVDLVMV; translated from the coding sequence ATGCCGATCGAAGTGCCCTGGCGGGAAGTGAGTGCCGAGACCCTCACCAATCTGATCGAGGAATACGTGACCCGTGACGGCACCGACTACGGTGAGCAGGAAGTGTCGCTGGTCACCAAGGTGGAGCAGGTGCGCCGCATGCTGGAGCGCGGCGAGTGCCGACTGATGTTCGATGAAGCCACCGAGTCCGTGGACCTGGTGATGGTGTAA
- the smc gene encoding chromosome segregation protein SMC, giving the protein MRLKSIKLAGFKSFVDPTTALFPDNLTAVVGPNGCGKSNIIDAVRWVMGESSAKHLRGESMADVIFNGSNSRKPVAQASIELVFDNAEGKIQGEYGKFSEISVRRLVTRDGQSNYFLNGAKCRRKDISDIFMGTGLGPRSYAIIEQGMISRLIEAKPEELRVYIEEAAGISKYKARRRETENRMRRTRENLERLTDIREELERQLERLSRQAAAAEKYKQYKEEERHKSAQLKALRWQGLDHQVKQLDHVIGELDVSMEAKVAEQRHVDAEIERLREGHNEAQEHFNQVQQHFYALGAEVARLEQSIQHQRERHQQLHEEFEQVRASWKEADEHQRLDGEKLAMLEEQLAELEPRLEESSELQDSATETLTLAEEAMQEWQQEWETFNNRAGESRRQAEVEQSRIQHLEKSIERLRDRMGRLDKEQESLDSGPLATEMREFQEQVAELQMQREESEMSSERLQDEINQLRRQNGDRGRELDDARERLQTLRGRHTSLEALQKAAMGDDGAVSEWLTRHELDDHPRLADRINVAEGWEKAVEAVLGDALQAVAVEGLDQVGDWLADLTHGRVAMVQPGSDGAGGHSGKTGTPLRDKVSGKAPEGLLAGVYAVEDLPGALSLRGQLSPGESVVTRDGIWLGPDWLRVVREQDQEAGILERRRQLEALEEQIETLTATVEDLKARLEENREQVAALEEEREETQRQGSRLSRELGEVNAQVSARQVRLEQITMRQERLGRELEETRGQLEQEQEQIKEARTVLAEALDAMEQDSGEREALLSRRDDYRLRLDEARQQARQHRDQAHQLAMEAQGARTQADALRQNLARLEGQVASLAERKALLESQLSEGGDDLGLELQQQLDEKLELRLEAEQKLADARRKLEDVEHQMRDLEGRRGQFERQAQEVRDAIGQKRMLWQELSTRRQTVAEQLSEQHFDLETVLANLPEDADEQAWNQDLEQIAQRIARLGQINLAAIDEYQQQSERKQYLDRQNEDLEDALRTLDNAIRKIDRETRTRFKEYFDRINKGLQALFPKVFGGGHAYLELTGEDLLDTGVAIMARPPGKRNSTIHLLSGGEKALTALSLVFSIFELNPAPFCLLDEVDAPLDDANVGRFCNLVQEMSSRVQFIYITHNKIAMEMAHALMGVTMHEPGTSRLVSVDVEEAAEMAAM; this is encoded by the coding sequence ATGAGACTGAAAAGCATCAAGCTGGCGGGGTTCAAGTCGTTCGTGGATCCCACGACGGCCCTGTTCCCGGATAACCTCACCGCCGTGGTGGGGCCCAATGGCTGTGGCAAGTCCAATATCATCGACGCCGTGCGCTGGGTGATGGGGGAATCCTCCGCCAAGCATTTGCGCGGCGAGTCCATGGCGGACGTGATCTTCAACGGCTCCAACTCCCGCAAACCGGTGGCGCAGGCCTCTATCGAGCTGGTGTTCGATAACGCCGAGGGCAAGATCCAGGGCGAGTACGGCAAGTTCAGTGAAATCTCGGTGCGGCGCCTGGTGACCCGGGACGGCCAGTCCAATTACTTCCTCAACGGCGCCAAGTGCCGCCGCAAGGACATCTCCGATATCTTCATGGGCACCGGTCTCGGCCCCCGCAGTTACGCCATTATCGAGCAGGGCATGATCTCCCGGTTGATCGAGGCGAAGCCGGAAGAGTTGCGGGTGTACATCGAGGAGGCCGCCGGCATCTCCAAGTACAAGGCCCGTCGCCGTGAGACCGAGAACCGCATGCGCCGTACCCGGGAGAACCTGGAGCGCCTGACCGACATTCGCGAGGAACTGGAACGGCAACTGGAGCGCCTCAGCCGCCAGGCCGCCGCGGCGGAGAAATACAAGCAGTACAAGGAAGAGGAGCGCCACAAGAGCGCTCAGCTCAAAGCCTTGCGCTGGCAGGGCCTGGATCACCAGGTCAAGCAGTTGGACCACGTGATCGGCGAGCTGGACGTGAGCATGGAGGCCAAGGTGGCCGAGCAGCGCCACGTGGACGCCGAGATCGAGCGGCTGCGCGAAGGGCATAACGAAGCGCAGGAGCATTTCAATCAGGTCCAGCAGCACTTTTACGCGCTCGGCGCCGAGGTGGCGCGGCTGGAGCAGAGCATCCAGCACCAGCGCGAGCGTCATCAGCAGTTGCACGAAGAGTTCGAGCAGGTCCGGGCCAGCTGGAAAGAGGCCGATGAGCACCAGCGGCTGGACGGCGAAAAGCTGGCCATGCTGGAGGAGCAGTTGGCGGAGTTGGAGCCGCGGCTGGAAGAAAGCAGCGAGCTGCAGGATAGTGCCACCGAGACGCTGACCCTGGCCGAGGAGGCCATGCAGGAGTGGCAGCAGGAGTGGGAGACCTTCAATAACCGGGCCGGCGAGTCACGCCGCCAGGCGGAGGTGGAACAGTCCCGCATCCAGCATCTGGAAAAATCCATCGAGCGCCTGCGTGATCGCATGGGACGGCTCGACAAGGAGCAGGAGTCCCTGGACTCCGGCCCGCTGGCCACCGAGATGCGTGAGTTTCAGGAGCAGGTGGCCGAGCTGCAGATGCAGCGTGAAGAGAGCGAGATGAGCAGCGAACGGCTGCAGGATGAGATCAACCAGCTGCGCCGCCAGAACGGCGATCGTGGCCGTGAGCTGGATGACGCCCGCGAGCGGCTGCAAACCCTGCGCGGCCGCCATACCTCCCTGGAGGCGCTGCAGAAGGCGGCCATGGGCGATGACGGCGCGGTGAGCGAATGGCTCACCCGCCACGAACTGGACGACCATCCGCGCCTGGCGGACCGTATCAACGTGGCCGAGGGCTGGGAAAAAGCGGTGGAAGCGGTGCTCGGCGATGCCCTGCAGGCGGTGGCCGTGGAGGGGTTGGACCAGGTCGGCGACTGGCTGGCGGACCTGACCCACGGCCGTGTCGCCATGGTCCAGCCGGGTTCGGACGGTGCCGGCGGCCATAGCGGAAAAACAGGCACGCCGTTACGGGACAAGGTCTCCGGCAAGGCTCCGGAAGGGCTGCTGGCCGGGGTTTACGCGGTGGAAGATCTGCCTGGGGCGCTGTCCCTGCGGGGTCAGTTGAGCCCCGGTGAGTCGGTGGTCACCCGCGACGGCATCTGGCTGGGGCCGGATTGGCTGCGTGTGGTGCGGGAACAGGATCAGGAAGCGGGCATCCTGGAACGCCGCCGGCAGTTGGAAGCGCTGGAAGAGCAGATCGAAACCCTGACCGCCACGGTGGAAGACCTCAAGGCGCGGCTGGAAGAAAACCGCGAGCAGGTGGCGGCGTTGGAGGAAGAACGCGAGGAAACCCAGCGCCAGGGCAGCCGGCTGAGCCGGGAGCTGGGGGAGGTCAACGCCCAGGTCAGTGCCCGCCAGGTGCGCCTGGAGCAGATCACCATGCGCCAGGAACGGCTCGGCCGCGAGCTGGAGGAAACCCGCGGTCAGCTCGAGCAGGAACAGGAACAAATCAAGGAAGCGCGGACGGTGCTGGCGGAAGCCCTGGACGCCATGGAGCAGGACTCCGGCGAGCGCGAGGCGCTGCTGTCGCGGCGTGACGATTACCGCCTGCGTCTGGACGAAGCGCGGCAACAGGCGCGGCAGCATCGTGATCAGGCCCATCAACTGGCCATGGAGGCCCAGGGGGCCCGTACCCAGGCGGATGCCCTGCGTCAGAACCTGGCCCGTCTGGAAGGCCAGGTGGCCAGCCTGGCCGAGCGCAAGGCACTGCTGGAAAGCCAGCTCAGTGAGGGCGGCGACGACCTCGGCCTGGAGCTGCAACAGCAGCTGGACGAAAAACTGGAGCTGCGCCTGGAGGCGGAGCAGAAGCTGGCCGACGCCCGCCGGAAGCTGGAAGACGTGGAACACCAGATGCGCGATCTGGAAGGCCGCCGTGGCCAGTTCGAGCGTCAGGCCCAGGAAGTGCGTGACGCCATCGGCCAGAAGCGCATGCTATGGCAGGAGTTGAGCACCCGCCGGCAGACCGTGGCCGAACAACTCAGCGAGCAGCACTTCGATCTGGAAACGGTGCTCGCCAATCTGCCGGAGGACGCCGACGAGCAGGCCTGGAACCAGGACCTGGAGCAGATCGCCCAGCGCATCGCCCGGCTCGGTCAGATCAACCTGGCCGCCATCGACGAATATCAGCAACAGTCCGAGCGCAAGCAGTATCTGGATCGGCAGAACGAGGATCTGGAAGACGCGCTGCGTACCCTGGACAATGCCATTCGCAAGATCGATCGCGAGACCCGGACCCGCTTCAAGGAGTACTTCGATCGCATCAACAAAGGGCTGCAGGCGCTGTTCCCGAAGGTGTTCGGCGGCGGGCACGCTTACCTGGAGCTGACCGGCGAGGATCTGCTGGATACCGGCGTGGCGATCATGGCGCGGCCACCGGGCAAGCGCAACAGCACCATTCACCTGCTGTCCGGGGGCGAAAAGGCCCTCACCGCCTTGTCGCTGGTGTTCAGTATTTTTGAACTCAACCCGGCACCGTTCTGTCTGTTGGATGAGGTGGACGCGCCTCTGGACGATGCCAATGTGGGCCGTTTCTGTAATCTGGTGCAGGAGATGTCGTCCCGGGTGCAGTTCATTTATATCACCCACAACAAGATCGCCATGGAAATGGCCCACGCTCTGATGGGCGTGACCATGCACGAACCCGGCACCTCGCGTCTGGTCTCCGTGGACGTGGAAGAGGCCGCTGAAATGGCGGCCATGTAA
- a CDS encoding AEC family transporter, with protein MIWSVMAPVVACAGVGYFWGRSGRPYDIAMVSTLVTTVATPCLIVATLGKTGLSLTALMEMAGLYAAVFIGTALIALAVIRISGRSPRVFLPAMLFPNTGNMGLPLCLLAFGDHGLALALAWMMLSSVLQFSFGLAVVSGQGISRKLFMHPILISVVIALIMVIFRIHLPEWLFNSVSLIGDLVIPMMLITLGVSLSQLRVNDLGPGAAFAVLRLGTGFALGWLICEVTGTEGMVRGVVLIQSTMPVAVFNYLLAQTYRQGPEQVAAMVMCSTALSFVTLPLLLMVAMG; from the coding sequence TTGATCTGGTCAGTAATGGCACCGGTGGTGGCCTGTGCCGGCGTCGGTTATTTCTGGGGGCGTAGCGGACGTCCCTACGACATTGCCATGGTCAGCACGCTGGTGACCACCGTGGCCACGCCGTGCTTGATCGTCGCTACGTTGGGTAAAACCGGACTGTCGCTGACGGCGCTGATGGAAATGGCCGGGCTCTACGCGGCGGTGTTCATCGGTACCGCGCTGATCGCCCTGGCGGTGATTCGTATCAGTGGCCGCTCGCCACGGGTGTTCCTGCCGGCAATGTTATTTCCCAACACTGGCAATATGGGGCTGCCGCTGTGTTTGCTGGCTTTTGGTGACCATGGTCTGGCCCTGGCGCTGGCCTGGATGATGCTGTCGTCGGTACTGCAATTCTCTTTCGGGCTGGCGGTGGTCAGCGGCCAGGGGATATCGCGCAAGCTGTTCATGCACCCGATTCTGATATCAGTGGTGATCGCTCTGATCATGGTGATTTTTCGCATCCACTTACCGGAGTGGCTGTTCAACAGCGTCAGTCTGATTGGCGATCTGGTGATTCCGATGATGTTGATCACGCTGGGCGTGTCCCTGTCGCAACTGCGAGTCAACGACCTTGGCCCCGGCGCCGCTTTTGCCGTATTACGACTGGGAACAGGATTTGCGCTGGGCTGGCTGATCTGTGAAGTGACTGGCACCGAAGGCATGGTGCGCGGCGTCGTGTTGATCCAATCCACCATGCCGGTGGCGGTGTTCAATTACCTATTGGCGCAGACGTACCGCCAGGGCCCGGAACAGGTGGCGGCCATGGTCATGTGTTCCACTGCGTTATCATTCGTGACTCTGCCGTTGTTATTGATGGTGGCGATGGGTTAA
- the zipA gene encoding cell division protein ZipA yields MGLNLETLIGILVILILLILADGVRRMIRERHGRLRMRIDRRFRRATGGDDEEDDFLDSNPEVIGRPRVIRRGADGEPLPEDREDPPIMMEEDESPDDMAGRRAEQQNLFDDEAEPESEPEESLPSMRASRDLPEDELEPQPAREAPRPRAEARQPRRDAPPPERQVQEVIVFHLIARRPDRFDGEAMLRYLLECGLRFGEMNIFHCHRQGDEYPEFSVANAVEPGTFDIQTMEEQEFAGITFFMQLPGPQDPLAALDRMLTTGRRMAEGLYGDLRDEQHSVLTPQTMEHLRQRVQEFERRQRVSHS; encoded by the coding sequence ATGGGCCTGAATTTGGAAACACTGATCGGCATTCTGGTTATTCTGATTCTGCTGATTCTGGCCGACGGTGTGCGAAGAATGATCCGCGAACGGCACGGGCGCTTGCGTATGCGCATCGATCGCCGTTTCCGTCGTGCCACCGGTGGCGATGATGAAGAAGATGACTTTCTTGACAGCAACCCGGAAGTGATCGGTCGCCCCCGGGTGATCCGTCGCGGCGCCGACGGCGAACCGTTGCCGGAGGACCGTGAGGATCCGCCGATCATGATGGAAGAAGATGAATCGCCGGACGACATGGCCGGACGGCGGGCGGAACAGCAGAATCTGTTCGATGATGAGGCCGAGCCGGAGTCGGAGCCGGAAGAGTCACTGCCGTCCATGCGCGCCAGCCGGGATTTGCCGGAGGACGAGCTGGAACCGCAACCGGCTCGTGAGGCCCCCCGGCCCCGCGCCGAAGCCCGCCAGCCCCGTCGCGATGCGCCACCGCCGGAACGGCAGGTGCAGGAAGTGATCGTGTTCCATCTGATCGCGCGCCGCCCGGACCGTTTCGACGGCGAGGCGATGCTCCGTTATCTGCTGGAATGCGGCCTGCGCTTCGGCGAGATGAACATCTTCCATTGTCATCGGCAAGGCGACGAGTATCCGGAATTCTCCGTGGCCAACGCGGTGGAACCGGGCACCTTCGATATCCAGACCATGGAAGAGCAGGAATTCGCCGGCATTACGTTCTTCATGCAGTTGCCGGGGCCGCAGGATCCGCTGGCGGCGCTGGATCGCATGCTCACCACCGGCCGGCGCATGGCCGAAGGGCTGTACGGCGACCTGCGTGACGAGCAGCACAGCGTTTTGACGCCGCAGACCATGGAACACCTGCGCCAGCGCGTGCAGGAGTTCGAACGGCGCCAGCGCGTATCTCATAGCTGA
- the mnmC gene encoding bifunctional tRNA (5-methylaminomethyl-2-thiouridine)(34)-methyltransferase MnmD/FAD-dependent 5-carboxymethylaminomethyl-2-thiouridine(34) oxidoreductase MnmC produces MSNGESDRDFEPLQPARLDWQADTPVATDFDDPYFSRQDGMAESDYVFLQGNRLQERFRALRPGQHFVIGETGFGTGLNMLLATRQFLRLAPEDTLLDLLSVEKHPLHAEDLARALAHWPELADLAAPLQRQYPPPCPGYHRLQLHPRVRLTLMYGEATAQWRHCHSAVDAWFLDGFAPSRNPDMWQPELFRQLARLSRPGATFATFTAAGEVRRGLQEAGFRVRRIDGFGHKRHMAVGEFGDHNWTARHWQRGHAVIAGAGLAGASSARALAERGWRVTVLDPAGIAQGASGNLAGVVYSTPSAHPTPQNRFYQMSYVHALRWLTRFEFPGPEQGRLNGVVQYPVDQRQQDKLDGALESGAWPDTLLLPRDDGGMLLAGGGYLRPGAWCETLLDHPAIEVRRDKVTGYVAGDPVRVSLQSGDELEGDTLILATAAQARRFDDLHWLPLKIIRGQVSYCRATEASAKWQQARCHGGYLTPAVDGLHCVGATFHLHDDNPQPSDHHDQVNLLQLKQYLPEAWRELGGEHIEVVDRRVAFRCQSNDFLPLCGPQPRVLGPILDEAPGVWLNLAHGSRGITGTPLCADLLADRLSDLPLPVDDMLAKALAPVRFLHRQRRKKRPR; encoded by the coding sequence ATGTCCAACGGCGAATCCGACCGTGACTTCGAACCCCTGCAACCAGCCCGGCTGGATTGGCAGGCGGACACGCCGGTGGCGACGGATTTCGATGATCCGTACTTCTCCCGTCAGGACGGCATGGCGGAAAGCGACTATGTGTTCCTGCAAGGCAACCGCCTGCAGGAGCGCTTCCGGGCGCTGCGTCCCGGGCAGCATTTCGTCATCGGTGAAACCGGTTTCGGTACCGGCCTGAACATGCTGTTGGCGACGCGCCAGTTCCTGCGGCTGGCGCCGGAAGACACCCTGCTGGATCTGCTGTCGGTGGAAAAGCATCCCCTGCACGCTGAGGATCTGGCTCGCGCCCTGGCCCACTGGCCGGAGCTGGCCGATCTGGCGGCGCCCTTGCAGCGGCAGTACCCACCACCCTGCCCCGGCTATCATCGCCTGCAACTGCATCCGCGGGTGCGCCTCACGCTGATGTACGGCGAGGCCACCGCTCAGTGGCGGCATTGCCACAGTGCCGTGGACGCCTGGTTCCTGGACGGCTTCGCGCCGTCCCGCAATCCGGATATGTGGCAGCCGGAGCTGTTCCGGCAATTGGCCCGGCTGAGCCGCCCCGGCGCCACTTTCGCCACCTTCACCGCCGCCGGTGAGGTGCGTCGCGGTTTGCAGGAAGCGGGCTTTCGGGTACGCCGCATCGACGGCTTCGGCCATAAACGCCACATGGCGGTGGGCGAATTCGGCGACCACAACTGGACCGCCCGGCATTGGCAGCGTGGCCACGCGGTGATCGCCGGGGCCGGCCTGGCCGGCGCCAGCAGCGCCCGGGCACTGGCCGAACGGGGCTGGCGGGTAACGGTGCTGGACCCGGCCGGCATCGCCCAGGGCGCTTCCGGCAATCTGGCCGGCGTGGTCTACTCAACGCCCAGTGCTCATCCGACACCGCAGAACCGCTTCTACCAGATGAGTTACGTGCACGCGCTGCGCTGGCTGACCCGGTTTGAGTTTCCCGGGCCGGAACAGGGCCGCTTGAACGGCGTGGTGCAGTATCCGGTGGATCAACGTCAGCAGGACAAATTGGACGGGGCCCTGGAAAGCGGAGCCTGGCCCGATACCCTGCTGCTGCCCCGGGACGATGGCGGCATGCTGCTCGCCGGCGGCGGCTATCTGCGCCCGGGTGCCTGGTGCGAGACACTGCTGGATCACCCGGCCATCGAAGTGCGCCGGGACAAGGTCACCGGTTATGTGGCCGGCGACCCGGTGCGCGTGTCCCTGCAGAGCGGCGATGAACTGGAAGGCGACACGCTGATACTGGCCACCGCCGCCCAGGCCCGCCGCTTCGACGATCTGCACTGGCTGCCGCTCAAAATCATTCGCGGGCAGGTCAGCTACTGCCGGGCCACCGAGGCCAGCGCCAAGTGGCAACAGGCCCGCTGTCATGGCGGCTATCTAACACCGGCGGTGGACGGCCTGCATTGCGTCGGCGCCACCTTCCATCTGCACGATGACAACCCTCAGCCCAGTGACCATCACGATCAGGTGAATCTCTTGCAGTTGAAGCAGTATCTGCCGGAAGCGTGGCGGGAACTGGGCGGCGAGCACATCGAGGTGGTGGATCGGCGGGTGGCGTTCCGCTGCCAGAGCAACGACTTCCTGCCACTGTGCGGCCCGCAGCCGCGGGTGCTGGGACCGATTCTGGATGAAGCGCCCGGCGTCTGGCTGAATCTGGCCCACGGCAGCCGGGGCATCACCGGCACGCCCCTGTGCGCGGATCTGCTGGCGGACCGGCTCAGCGATCTGCCGCTGCCGGTGGACGACATGCTGGCGAAAGCGTTGGCGCCGGTGCGGTTTCTGCACCGTCAGCGACGCAAGAAACGGCCACGGTGA
- a CDS encoding transglycosylase SLT domain-containing protein produces MRALLLALLLVGLAGCASTPTQTENVCAVFDQKGGWFNNWYKAAKRTEKEFGVPVPILMATIYKESGFQARIKPPRTKLLWIIPWKRPSSAYGYPQALDGTWAWYQKETGRRGAKRSDFADAVHFVGWYHYQSHVRNGIALNDAYHLYLAYYAGHGGYSRGVWKNKPYMQRSARRAAAMADQYRAQMARCGR; encoded by the coding sequence ATGCGAGCCCTGTTGTTGGCGCTGTTGCTGGTCGGACTGGCGGGCTGCGCGTCCACCCCGACCCAGACCGAAAACGTTTGCGCCGTGTTCGATCAGAAAGGGGGGTGGTTCAATAACTGGTACAAGGCCGCCAAGCGTACCGAGAAGGAATTCGGTGTGCCGGTACCGATCCTGATGGCGACGATCTACAAGGAATCCGGCTTCCAGGCCCGGATCAAACCGCCGCGCACCAAATTGTTGTGGATCATCCCCTGGAAACGCCCTTCCAGCGCCTATGGCTATCCGCAGGCGCTGGACGGCACCTGGGCCTGGTATCAGAAGGAAACCGGCCGCCGGGGGGCCAAGCGCTCCGATTTCGCCGACGCGGTGCACTTCGTCGGCTGGTACCACTACCAGAGCCACGTGCGTAACGGCATCGCGTTGAACGACGCCTACCACCTGTACCTGGCTTATTACGCCGGCCATGGCGGTTACTCACGAGGTGTATGGAAAAACAAACCCTACATGCAGCGATCCGCCCGCCGGGCCGCGGCCATGGCCGATCAGTACCGGGCGCAAATGGCCCGTTGCGGGCGTTGA